The following proteins come from a genomic window of Leptolyngbya iicbica LK:
- a CDS encoding FAD-dependent oxidoreductase has translation MVSKRDRICIVGAGAAGLSTGYYLKQKGYHNVVVLEKQGRVGGLCCSVTHEGKSFDLGANYLTPAYKEVLALADQVGADLYTEGPGQVYNPLKSQPGQPAYQSIMSAVMQGTDPITYAAAVARYTWERLQLEPMVSVPGFRGISQHPELTQSFAAWLEEKDLSCLGTLFEIPITAMGYGYLHEIPAIYALKYMTLETFGTLVTYGAGLECGWPKRFVQGFQRFWERIAWNLDVRLNVDIHSIQRGAGIEVKFSEREQVIDRYGRSHHHETFDWLILACPLTLDVLAEGDTSLHLDLSDHERDLFQQIVLNPYALTTYAIPDLSMPTSVTNVVPLDAMENPWFISQQFPDNDLIAFYSRIPGEDWATLQTTEEEQPVLEDFKQRILAGIATTVTNLGGELPEQYFTYDLWPYFPHVTSEALANGFYDQLEAMQGQRHTFYVGGLMNFELVETIVEYTKALVRDKF, from the coding sequence CGCGTCGGGGGCCTGTGCTGTTCCGTCACCCATGAGGGCAAATCCTTCGATTTAGGGGCCAACTACCTCACCCCAGCCTACAAAGAGGTGTTGGCGCTTGCCGACCAAGTCGGCGCTGACCTCTACACCGAGGGGCCAGGCCAGGTTTACAACCCCCTAAAGTCCCAGCCGGGGCAACCCGCGTATCAGTCCATCATGAGTGCGGTAATGCAGGGCACCGACCCCATCACCTATGCGGCGGCGGTGGCGCGCTACACCTGGGAGCGACTGCAACTGGAACCGATGGTGTCCGTGCCGGGATTCCGGGGCATTAGCCAGCATCCTGAGCTCACCCAATCCTTTGCCGCCTGGCTCGAAGAAAAGGATCTGAGCTGCCTGGGCACCCTGTTCGAGATTCCGATTACGGCGATGGGCTACGGCTATCTCCACGAGATTCCCGCCATCTATGCCCTCAAATACATGACGCTGGAAACCTTTGGCACCCTGGTCACCTATGGGGCGGGGCTGGAATGCGGCTGGCCCAAGCGCTTTGTCCAGGGCTTTCAGCGCTTTTGGGAGCGCATCGCCTGGAATTTAGATGTGCGGCTGAATGTGGATATTCACTCGATTCAGCGGGGCGCAGGCATTGAAGTTAAATTCTCAGAGCGGGAGCAGGTGATTGATCGCTACGGGCGATCGCACCACCACGAAACCTTCGACTGGCTCATCCTCGCCTGTCCCCTCACCCTCGATGTGCTGGCCGAGGGCGACACCTCACTCCACCTTGATCTGTCAGACCATGAACGCGACTTGTTTCAGCAAATCGTGCTCAACCCCTACGCCCTGACCACCTACGCCATCCCCGACCTGTCGATGCCTACGAGCGTCACCAACGTCGTGCCACTGGATGCCATGGAAAATCCCTGGTTCATTTCCCAACAGTTTCCCGATAATGACCTGATCGCCTTTTACAGCCGCATCCCCGGCGAAGACTGGGCCACTTTGCAAACTACCGAAGAGGAGCAGCCAGTCTTAGAAGACTTCAAGCAACGCATTCTGGCGGGCATCGCAACAACCGTGACAAATCTGGGGGGCGAACTGCCTGAACAGTATTTCACCTACGACCTCTGGCCCTACTTCCCCCACGTCACGTCTGAGGCTCTAGCCAACGGCTTTTACGACCAGCTAGAAGCTATGCAGGGCCAGCGCCACACCTTTTACGTCGGCGGGCTGATGAACTTTGAACTGGTGGAAACGATCGTGGAATATACCAAAGCCCTCGTCCGCGACAAGTTTTGA
- a CDS encoding glycosyltransferase family 39 protein codes for MSQLLTWGALVYGVVLRLGYYSTNRSLWHDEAAVTLNILNRSYGELLQQLDYGQAAPPLFLWTQKAVTQLLGPSEYALRLLPVTASVLSLGLFYHLLQRYASRWARPIAMTLFATMGYVLYFAAEVKPYAGDLAIALALFLVLMPLSDRQFSRRQQVGFSLLGAASIWLSYPSVFMLAATAVATAIDTPRSRRWSQLQNRLPVYGVWLASFLGLYLGVIQNTLEAGELEAVFESRFPSSVWDVWWLVDALGRVFYRPLGFLGIPEGFAAIACLTGCIWLYRYQRRTLVLLLLPIGVTLLAGYLQHYPFRDRLILFLAPFGFLLIAEGIAWPLRQPRWWGKAWGWLLVAVLLVPVTWRTTTQAFQTDTTPLFHAFAIRPAVQYIQSNWQESDVIFVESRGRRPFQYYAQRFDFASDDHILSDARLPAAADVSVEYFDEILTPFADAPRLWLFFVLQSDSLPAPDDLLTVLNDYFQSEPLDVLKTSNTLTCLYEPASATP; via the coding sequence TTGTCTCAACTATTGACCTGGGGGGCTTTGGTCTATGGTGTGGTCTTGCGTTTAGGGTATTACAGCACTAACCGCTCCCTGTGGCACGACGAAGCGGCTGTGACCTTAAACATCCTCAACCGCAGCTATGGAGAGCTATTGCAGCAGCTCGATTATGGACAGGCTGCTCCGCCGTTATTTTTGTGGACGCAAAAGGCAGTAACGCAGCTTCTCGGCCCCAGTGAATATGCGTTGCGATTGTTGCCCGTCACAGCCAGCGTGCTTTCTCTGGGACTCTTTTACCATCTCTTGCAACGGTATGCCTCGCGCTGGGCCAGACCCATTGCGATGACCCTATTCGCCACGATGGGTTACGTTCTATATTTCGCGGCTGAAGTGAAGCCCTATGCCGGTGATCTGGCGATCGCCCTCGCGCTATTTCTGGTACTGATGCCCCTGAGCGATCGCCAGTTTTCCCGCCGTCAACAGGTCGGTTTTAGTTTGCTGGGGGCGGCATCTATCTGGCTGTCCTACCCCAGCGTTTTTATGCTGGCAGCGACGGCTGTTGCCACCGCCATCGACACCCCGCGATCGCGCCGCTGGTCTCAATTGCAAAATCGGTTGCCCGTTTACGGTGTCTGGCTGGCGAGCTTTTTGGGGCTGTACTTGGGCGTCATCCAGAACACCCTCGAAGCCGGTGAACTGGAGGCGGTATTTGAAAGTCGCTTCCCCAGTTCTGTCTGGGATGTTTGGTGGTTGGTGGATGCCTTAGGGCGAGTGTTTTACCGTCCCTTAGGTTTTTTGGGCATTCCCGAAGGATTTGCCGCGATCGCCTGTCTTACAGGTTGCATCTGGCTTTACCGCTACCAGCGTCGAACCTTAGTGCTACTGCTGTTGCCGATTGGGGTCACATTACTGGCCGGATATTTGCAGCACTATCCCTTTCGTGATCGGTTGATTTTGTTCCTGGCTCCCTTTGGTTTTCTGCTGATTGCCGAAGGCATTGCCTGGCCCCTGCGACAGCCGCGCTGGTGGGGTAAGGCATGGGGCTGGCTGTTGGTCGCAGTGCTACTGGTGCCGGTGACCTGGCGGACGACGACTCAGGCATTCCAAACAGATACGACCCCGTTATTCCATGCCTTTGCCATCCGACCAGCGGTGCAATACATCCAAAGCAACTGGCAGGAATCAGATGTGATTTTTGTGGAGTCGCGGGGTCGGCGGCCATTTCAGTACTATGCTCAGCGCTTTGACTTTGCATCAGACGATCACATTTTGAGCGACGCTCGCCTACCGGCAGCAGCGGATGTCAGCGTGGAGTATTTTGACGAGATTCTGACGCCCTTTGCCGATGCCCCTCGACTCTGGCTCTTCTTTGTGCTCCAGAGTGACTCGCTACCCGCCCCAGACGACTTGCTCACGGTTTTGAATGATTATTTTCAAAGTGAACCTTTGGATGTGCTCAAAACTTCTAATACCTTGACCTGCCTTTATGAGCCCGCTTCTGCCACCCCGTAA
- the nifV gene encoding homocitrate synthase, translating into MTQPPAIAINDTTLRDGEQAAGVAFGFEEKIAIAKFLDAIGVQELEVGIPAMGAAEAQAIRAIADLDLNAHLLGWNRAVISDIEASLHCGLKRVHISIPVSDIQIQVKFQGRWARMLEQLRDAIAFARDHGLEVSVGGEDSSRADDTFLIDAAQYAQEWGAFRFRFCDTVGILDPFSTYDKVQRLVAALDIPVEMHTHNDLGLATANALAGVRAGATSVNTTVNGLGERAGNAALEEVVMTLKQIYGMKLGIQTQHFLELSRFVAKAVNCPVPPWKAIVGQNTFAHESGIHAHGILQNPSTYEPFDPKEVGCQRSLVIGKHSGRSLLNQVLQTYGVQLDAQNGQSVLQAVRDRSTQLKRSLTPDELLALVSYESDQTQPSLR; encoded by the coding sequence ATGACTCAGCCCCCCGCAATTGCCATCAATGACACGACCCTGCGCGATGGCGAACAAGCCGCTGGCGTAGCCTTTGGGTTCGAAGAAAAGATCGCGATCGCCAAATTCCTCGATGCCATTGGTGTGCAGGAGTTAGAAGTCGGCATCCCCGCCATGGGTGCAGCCGAAGCCCAGGCCATTCGTGCGATCGCCGACCTGGATCTGAATGCTCACCTACTCGGCTGGAACCGGGCCGTCATCAGCGATATCGAAGCCTCGCTGCACTGCGGGCTCAAGCGGGTCCATATCTCCATTCCCGTATCCGACATCCAGATTCAGGTCAAGTTTCAGGGGCGCTGGGCCCGGATGCTGGAACAGTTGCGCGATGCGATCGCCTTTGCTCGCGACCATGGCTTAGAAGTCAGTGTGGGCGGCGAAGACAGCTCCCGCGCTGATGACACCTTCCTAATCGATGCCGCCCAATATGCCCAGGAATGGGGCGCATTTCGCTTCCGGTTTTGTGACACTGTCGGCATTCTCGACCCCTTCAGCACCTACGACAAAGTGCAGCGACTGGTGGCCGCCCTCGACATTCCCGTCGAGATGCACACCCACAATGATCTGGGCTTAGCCACGGCCAACGCGCTTGCAGGCGTCCGCGCTGGCGCCACTTCGGTCAACACCACCGTTAACGGGCTGGGCGAACGCGCCGGTAATGCCGCCCTGGAAGAAGTCGTGATGACGCTGAAGCAAATCTATGGGATGAAGTTGGGCATCCAGACCCAGCATTTTTTAGAGTTATCCCGCTTCGTGGCGAAGGCGGTGAACTGCCCAGTGCCCCCCTGGAAAGCGATCGTCGGCCAAAACACGTTCGCCCATGAGTCCGGCATTCACGCCCACGGCATCTTGCAAAATCCCAGCACCTACGAACCCTTCGATCCCAAAGAAGTCGGCTGTCAGCGCAGCCTCGTCATCGGCAAACATTCGGGCCGCAGCCTGCTCAATCAGGTGCTGCAAACCTATGGCGTGCAGCTCGATGCCCAAAATGGTCAATCGGTCTTGCAAGCAGTGCGCGATCGCTCCACCCAACTCAAGCGCAGCCTCACCCCCGACGAACTGCTCGCCCTCGTTTCCTATGAGTCTGATCAGACCCAGCCCAGCCTCCGCTAA
- a CDS encoding (2Fe-2S) ferredoxin domain-containing protein has product MPTNPPSPSRLFNLEGTLVDFLGGKPHKPKSLVLDIEQEPIAIQLPKELRSRIQSYLQPGDRVSCVGFTEVDYKAGLIKLKAAQVFGLSRPAIAPTAAPTPPCSPAPCLTHPSSSSTATNSPSKILVCRKSGCQKRAGKSVLAAVEQALQDHQLADQVKIQYTGCQKRCSKAPSLTIMPGKHRYSSLKPQHIPALIEEHFCPAK; this is encoded by the coding sequence ATGCCCACCAATCCCCCCAGCCCCTCGCGCCTGTTCAACCTGGAAGGCACACTCGTTGACTTTCTCGGTGGCAAGCCCCACAAACCCAAGTCACTAGTTTTAGACATTGAGCAAGAACCCATCGCGATTCAACTGCCGAAGGAATTGCGATCGCGCATTCAGAGCTATCTCCAACCCGGCGATCGCGTCTCCTGCGTCGGCTTTACCGAAGTGGACTATAAAGCGGGACTGATCAAGCTCAAAGCCGCTCAGGTCTTTGGCCTCAGTCGCCCCGCGATCGCGCCGACAGCCGCCCCTACGCCCCCCTGCTCTCCTGCTCCCTGCCTAACTCACCCGTCTTCCTCTTCCACAGCTACGAACTCCCCCAGCAAAATATTGGTATGTCGCAAATCGGGTTGCCAAAAACGGGCCGGCAAGTCAGTGCTCGCCGCGGTCGAACAAGCCCTGCAAGACCACCAACTCGCCGATCAGGTCAAAATCCAATACACGGGCTGTCAAAAGCGCTGCTCCAAAGCGCCCAGCCTCACGATTATGCCCGGCAAACACCGCTACAGCAGTCTGAAACCACAACACATTCCCGCGCTGATTGAAGAGCACTTTTGCCCAGCCAAATAG
- a CDS encoding HAD family hydrolase: MPTPAILALDFDGVLCDGLVEYFQTAWQAYCQLFDQSPTVPPAGLAERFYPLRPVIETGWEMPLLLHALQQGVEDAAVLDHWPTIVQEILAETKIPSDVAMAAVDGVRDRWMQSDLAGWLSLHRFYPGVIERLQGAIAAGVFPVIISTKEGRFIQELLAQAGVELPREQIIGKEIQQPKTTTLKQLQAEPPIAAAAAQPIWFVEDRLKTLDKVQADSALNDITLFLADWGYNTAAERDRATSDPRVHLLLLSQFADEFANWISA, translated from the coding sequence ATGCCGACTCCTGCAATTCTCGCCCTCGACTTTGACGGTGTGCTCTGCGATGGCCTGGTGGAATATTTTCAGACTGCCTGGCAAGCCTATTGCCAACTGTTTGACCAATCGCCTACGGTCCCCCCGGCGGGATTAGCCGAGCGCTTTTACCCTCTGCGGCCCGTGATTGAAACCGGGTGGGAAATGCCGCTGTTGCTTCACGCACTCCAGCAGGGAGTCGAAGATGCCGCCGTGTTGGACCACTGGCCCACGATCGTGCAGGAAATTTTGGCAGAGACGAAAATTCCATCAGATGTGGCAATGGCGGCGGTGGATGGCGTGCGCGATCGCTGGATGCAGTCTGACTTAGCGGGCTGGCTGAGCCTCCATCGCTTTTATCCCGGCGTGATTGAGCGGTTGCAAGGGGCGATCGCGGCGGGCGTCTTTCCCGTCATCATTTCCACCAAAGAGGGGCGCTTCATTCAGGAACTGTTGGCTCAAGCTGGGGTCGAGTTGCCCCGCGAGCAAATTATCGGCAAAGAAATTCAACAACCGAAAACCACCACCCTCAAGCAACTGCAAGCCGAGCCGCCGATCGCTGCCGCTGCTGCCCAACCGATCTGGTTTGTCGAAGATCGCCTGAAAACGCTAGATAAGGTGCAAGCAGATTCGGCATTAAATGACATCACGTTATTTTTGGCGGATTGGGGCTATAACACGGCGGCAGAACGCGATCGCGCAACCAGTGATCCGCGTGTCCATCTCCTATTGCTGTCCCAATTTGCAGACGAATTTGCTAACTGGATATCGGCTTGA
- the argJ gene encoding bifunctional ornithine acetyltransferase/N-acetylglutamate synthase — MADWQVVEGGVTAPKGFRAAGVAAGLKPSGAADLALIVSDTNAIAAGVYTQSQVRAACVDYCRQRLEAKPYAQAIVVNAGQANACTGTQGWQDAVATCAAAAQALQIAEESVLVASTGVIGQRIKMDALQAGIPQVVAALSTTGSDDAAKAIITTDLVTKSIALEMDLDGRPVRVGGIAKGSGMIHPNMATMLGFITCDATVSPSLWQSMLRRAIAHSFNQITVDGDTSTNDCVLALANGESRTPAITESGPEAARLEAMLTAVCDHLAKAIARDGEGATCLMEVTVSGAADDAAARQIAKAIAGSSLLKCAIFGHDPNWGRIAAVTGRAGIPFDQGDLRIQLGDFLLMEHGQPLPFDRPAASHYLKQATEGEYLQTDTVNIDVSVGHGPGQGIAWGCDFSYDYVRINAEYTT; from the coding sequence ATGGCAGATTGGCAAGTGGTAGAAGGTGGCGTGACCGCGCCAAAAGGGTTTCGGGCAGCCGGGGTAGCAGCGGGGTTGAAGCCGTCGGGCGCGGCAGACCTCGCCTTGATTGTGTCTGATACGAATGCGATCGCTGCTGGGGTCTACACCCAAAGTCAAGTCCGCGCCGCCTGTGTCGATTACTGTCGCCAGCGGTTAGAGGCCAAGCCCTATGCCCAGGCGATTGTGGTGAATGCGGGGCAGGCCAATGCCTGTACGGGGACCCAAGGCTGGCAAGATGCCGTGGCGACCTGTGCCGCTGCGGCTCAGGCATTGCAGATTGCCGAAGAGTCGGTGCTCGTCGCCTCGACCGGGGTGATTGGCCAGCGCATTAAGATGGACGCGCTGCAAGCGGGCATTCCCCAAGTGGTGGCGGCCTTGTCGACCACGGGCTCTGATGATGCGGCGAAAGCCATTATCACCACTGATTTAGTGACCAAGTCCATCGCGTTAGAAATGGATTTAGATGGTCGCCCGGTGCGGGTGGGCGGCATCGCTAAGGGCTCTGGCATGATTCACCCCAATATGGCGACCATGCTGGGATTCATTACCTGCGATGCGACGGTGTCGCCGTCCTTGTGGCAGTCGATGTTGCGGCGGGCGATCGCCCATAGCTTTAACCAAATCACGGTGGATGGCGACACCAGCACTAATGACTGTGTGTTGGCGTTGGCAAATGGCGAATCGCGCACCCCAGCCATCACCGAATCGGGTCCGGAAGCGGCGCGGTTGGAGGCCATGCTGACGGCAGTATGCGATCACTTAGCGAAGGCGATCGCCCGTGATGGCGAAGGGGCCACCTGTCTGATGGAAGTGACCGTGAGTGGAGCGGCGGACGATGCTGCGGCGCGCCAAATTGCCAAAGCGATCGCCGGTTCTTCGCTGCTGAAATGCGCCATCTTTGGCCACGACCCCAACTGGGGCCGCATTGCGGCGGTGACGGGCCGCGCTGGTATCCCCTTTGATCAGGGCGATTTGCGCATTCAACTGGGCGATTTTTTGCTGATGGAGCACGGGCAACCGTTGCCCTTCGATCGCCCCGCCGCCAGCCATTATTTGAAGCAGGCCACAGAGGGAGAATACCTGCAAACGGACACCGTCAACATTGACGTGAGTGTGGGACACGGCCCCGGACAGGGCATCGCTTGGGGCTGCGACTTTAGCTACGACTACGTCCGCATCAACGCCGAATATACGACCTGA
- the cysE gene encoding serine O-acetyltransferase → MSLSSPRLTTTQWRLSGLCGFRTLPLVADFQAIFERDPAATHWLAVLLCSAGLHAIALHRLAHALHRQQLPLLPRLISHLSRCLTGIEIHPGAQLGRGLVIDHGMGVVIGETAIVGDYVLIYQGVTLGGTGKETGKRHPTVGNRVVIGAGAKVLGNIHIGEGARIGAGSVVLTAVPANCTAVGVPNRIVGRCNIADAPLNHAQLPDAEAATIRQLLDRIEALETQVQQLAAARALTPSPVLSHE, encoded by the coding sequence ATGTCTCTTTCTTCCCCTCGTCTAACAACTACTCAGTGGCGATTGTCTGGACTTTGCGGGTTCCGTACCCTACCGCTAGTCGCAGATTTTCAGGCGATTTTTGAACGAGACCCCGCCGCCACCCACTGGCTGGCAGTCTTACTGTGTTCTGCCGGACTGCATGCGATCGCTCTCCATCGCTTGGCCCATGCCCTTCATCGCCAACAACTGCCGCTATTGCCGCGACTCATTAGCCACCTCAGCCGCTGCCTGACGGGCATCGAAATTCATCCCGGTGCGCAGTTGGGGCGCGGCCTGGTCATCGACCATGGCATGGGTGTCGTGATTGGCGAAACGGCGATCGTGGGCGACTACGTGTTGATTTACCAAGGCGTCACCCTGGGCGGCACGGGCAAAGAGACCGGCAAGCGACACCCCACCGTGGGCAACCGCGTCGTCATCGGAGCTGGAGCCAAAGTCCTCGGCAACATTCACATCGGTGAGGGTGCTCGCATTGGGGCCGGTTCCGTTGTTTTGACCGCCGTGCCCGCCAACTGCACCGCCGTCGGCGTGCCCAACCGCATCGTTGGCCGCTGCAACATCGCCGATGCGCCGCTTAACCATGCCCAGTTGCCCGATGCCGAAGCCGCCACCATCCGGCAATTGCTCGATCGCATCGAAGCCCTCGAAACCCAGGTTCAGCAGCTGGCGGCGGCCCGCGCTCTCACTCCTTCCCCGGTTCTCTCCCATGAATAA
- a CDS encoding Asr1405/Asl0597 family protein, translating to MNNPHSATAVRFAVSSIQRCDRWSIYHRLQELNIPCACPADGTLRLEVNHAVALILARSTVQQFTTTFQEQRDWLDRCWHTSVLSHPPVP from the coding sequence ATGAATAATCCCCACTCAGCGACCGCTGTCCGCTTTGCGGTGAGTTCGATTCAACGGTGCGATCGCTGGTCGATTTACCACCGATTACAAGAACTCAACATTCCCTGTGCTTGCCCTGCAGACGGCACCCTGCGCCTTGAAGTTAATCATGCAGTGGCCCTGATCTTGGCCCGCAGCACCGTCCAACAGTTCACCACCACCTTCCAAGAACAACGCGACTGGCTCGATCGCTGCTGGCACACCTCTGTTCTCAGCCATCCCCCCGTCCCCTAG
- the nifT gene encoding putative nitrogen fixation protein NifT — protein MKVMLHNGENGQLMVYVAKKDLEEAVVSQSTDGDATLVTLSNGWELSINGLTEPLQLPKTVNAKRLN, from the coding sequence ATGAAAGTCATGCTGCACAACGGTGAAAACGGCCAACTCATGGTTTACGTCGCCAAAAAAGACCTGGAAGAAGCAGTCGTGAGCCAAAGTACCGACGGCGACGCCACCCTGGTCACCCTGTCGAACGGCTGGGAGCTCTCCATCAATGGCCTGACCGAACCCCTGCAACTCCCCAAAACCGTCAACGCCAAACGCCTCAATTGA